Proteins encoded within one genomic window of Cucumis sativus cultivar 9930 chromosome 3, Cucumber_9930_V3, whole genome shotgun sequence:
- the LOC101208053 gene encoding folylpolyglutamate synthase, translating to MRNSLPQLPSYESTMEALSSLITQKRRGEMVSAIRNEEKSMRMRKYVEILGIEECVKKLKIIHVAGTKGKGSTCTFCEAILRECGLRTGLFTSPHLIDVRERFRINGLDISEDKFLQYFWACWTQLKENVTEHLPMPALFQFLTLLAFKIFIDEEVDVAIIEVGLGGTYDSTNVIEEPIVCGITSLGMDHMEILGDSLGMIASHKAGILKPQVPAFTVPQLPEAMDVIQKKARELMVPLEVAEPLNDKKLDGLKLGMSGDHQFVNSGLAVSLCKCWLQRTGNWERMLLNGCKGAKIPAAFLRGLSTANLSGRAQTVYDYYTSSFNSTTQSDNSNGDLVFYLDGAHSPESMEACASWFSSVVKGNHKSLNSFRAKNVDRDSGNDDPVKVLQEAESTKLSKQVLLFNCMEVRDPHILLPRLVNTCASSGVHFSKALFVPTMSTYSKVSSGNSVTSSDNISKDLSWQLNLQRLWEKIMHGKDAILEKDLKLDSERGLPALYEDSLSSLSENNLSSSAVMPSLPLAIKWLRDCVRESPSIRLQVLVTGSLHLVGDVLKLLKR from the exons atgagaaaCAGTTTGCCTCAATTGCCTTCCTATGAATCTACTATGGAAGCACTTTCCTCCTTGATAACACAGAAAAGGCGTGGAGAAATGGTTTCTGCAATCCGTAATGAGGAGAAATCGATGAGGATGAGAAAGTACGTAGAG ATTCTAGGCATAGAAGAATGTGtaaagaaactcaaaattattCACGTGGCAGGAACTAAGGGgaag GGTTCCACTTGCACCTTTTGTGAAGCAATTTTACGAGAATGTGGTCTTCGAACTGGACTCTTCACTTCCCCTCATCTCATTGATGTGCGAGAAAGATTTCGAATAAATGG ATTGGATATATCAGAGGATAAATTTCTGCAGTATTTCTGGGCCTGCTGGACGCAATTGAAG GAAAATGTTACAGAGCACCTGCCAATGCCTGCACTATTTCAGTTTCTAACACTGTTggcttttaaaatattcatagaCGAAGAG GTTGATGTTGCAATTATTGAAGTTGGTCTTGGGGGAACGTATGATTCAACAAATGTG ATTGAAGAACCTATAGTATGTGGCATCACTTCGCTTGGGATGGACCACATGGAGATATTAG GAGACTCGCTTGGGATGATTGCTTCACACAAGGCTGGAATTCTCAAG CCTCAAGTTCCTGCATTCACAGTACCACAGCTTCCGGAAGCAATGGATGTTATCCAGAAGAAGGCACGTGAGCTTATg GTCCCGTTAGAGGTAGCTGAACCACTTAACGATAAAAAGCTGGATGGATTGAAGCTTGGCATGTCTGGTGATCACCAGTTCGTTAATTCTGGTCTTGCTGTCTCCCTTTGTAAATGTTGGCTTCAGAGGACTGGAAACTGGGAAAGGATGCTCCTAAAT GGTTGCAAAGGGGCCAAAATACCAGCTGCATTTCTTAGAGGTCTTTCAACTGCCAATCTTTCAGGGAGAGCTCAGACagtttatgattattataCATCGTCATTTAATTCAACAACGCAGTCTGACAACTCAAATGGAGATTTAGTATTCTATTTGGATGGTGCTCATAGTCCAGAAAGCATGGAGGCTTGTGCTAGCTGGTTCTCTAGTGTTGTGAAGGGCAATCATAAGTCGTTAAATAGTTTTAGGGCTAAAAATGTGGACAGAGATTCAGGAAATGATGACCCTGTAAAAGTTCTGCAGGAAGCCGAGTCCACAAAGTTATCAAAGCAG GTTCTCCTATTCAATTGCATGGAAGTGAGAGACCCACATATATTACTTCCACGACTAGTGAATACATGTGCTTCCTCAG GTGTTCATTTTTCGAAAGCCCTTTTTGTCCCTACCATGTCAACGTATAGCAAAGTCTCTTCTGGTAATTCAGTGACTTCATCAGATAATATAAGCAAGGATTTGTCATGGCAACTCAACCTACAGAGACTTTGGGAGAAGATTATGCATGGAAAGG ATGCTATATTAGAAAAGGATCTTAAGCTAGACAGTGAGCGGGGTTTGCCTGCTCTGTATGAAGATTCACTCTCAAGTCTTTCGGAGAACAACTTGAGTAGCAGTGCAGTGATGCCTTCGTTGCCATTGGCGATAAAATGGTTGAGAGATTGCGTTCGAGAATCCCCATCCATTAGACTACAG GTTCTTGTCACTGGATCACTTCATCTAGTAGGAGACGTgttaaaactattaaaaaggTGA
- the LOC101208298 gene encoding glycosyltransferase-like At2g41451 — protein sequence MAGQFSLRPISSSSSSSSQSSSSSSSLTLASRLLFLLTLLPLTLACFAFLLQWRGGLNDPVTRWSPDQHEFPGMSTTAPSIASHSSRSDCVDLLGRSHSPAFSYYRDWKFDYGTDLKPKICITTSTSAGLEQTLPWIFYHKVIGVSNFFLFVEGKAASPNVSKVLETIPGVKVIYRTKELEEQQTKSRIWNETWLSSFFYKPCNYELFVKQSLNMEMAIVMAKSAGMDWIIHLDTDELMHPAGTREYSLRQLLADVPSNVDMVIFPNYESSVERDDVKEPFSEVSMFKKNYDHLPKDVYFGNYKDATRGNPNYFLTYGNGKSAARIQDHLRPNGAHRWHNYMKTPNEIKLDEAAVLHYTYPKFTDLTSRRDRCGCKPTKDDVKRCFMLEFDRAAFIIASTATEEEMLRWYRERIVWTDKALNLKLLRKGILTRIYAPMVIIQGLRNSGIFSSVISSAVQNTLAKDQFLSSVESSNSSRRIESGGLSSRKVGINSGDFQATARKILEIVDNLSDLSAIPPLSPPSLDEDVPVPVDT from the exons ATGGCGGGTCAATTCTCTCTAAGacccatttcttcttcttcttcttcttcttcacaatcttcatcttcttcttcatctcttacTCTTGCTTCTCGCTTGCTTTTCCTCTTAACTCTTCTCCCCTTGACTCTCGCCTGCTTTGCTTTCCTTCTCCAATGGCGTGGCGGCCTCAATGATCCCGTTACCCGTTGGTCACCCGACCAGCATGAATTCCCCGGTATGTCCACTACTGCCCCTTCCATAGCTTCTCATTCTTCCCGTTCGGATTGTGTCGATCTTCTAGGTCGGAGTCATTCCCCTGCATTTTCTTATTACCGAGACTGGAAGTTCGACTACGGTACGGATCTGAAGCCCAAG ATATGCATTACAACAAGCACTTCTGCTGGTTTAGAGCAGACTTTACCCTGGATTTTTTACCACAAGGTGATTGGAGTTTcaaactttttccttttcgtGGAAGGAAAGGCTGCCTCTCCAAATGTTTCCAAAGTTTTAGAGACCATTCCG GGAGTGAAAGTTATATACAGAACAAAAGAGCTAGAAGAGCAACAAACAAAAAG tcGGATTTGGAATGAGACATGGTTGTCAAGCTTCTTCTACAAACCATGCAATTATGAATTGTTCGTGAAGCAGTCTCTGAACATGGAAATGGCTATTGTCATGGCCAAG AGTGCTGGTATGGATTGGATCATCCACCTGGATACTGATGAACTGATGCACCCTGCGGGCACGCGGGAGTATTCATTGAGACAATTGCTTGCGGATGTGCCTTCAAATGTTGATATggttatttttccaaattat GAGAGCAGTGTTGAGCGAGATGATGTCAAGGAACCTTTCAGTGAG GTTTCGatgtttaaaaagaattatgacCATCTACCAAAAGATGTGTACTTTGGTAATTACAAAGATGCAACCCGTGGCAATCCAAACTATTTCTTGACTTATGGAAATGGAAAATCAGCTGCTCGGATTCAAGACCATCTTCGTCCAAATGGGGCACATCGATGGCACAATTACATGAAAACCCCCAA TGAGATCAAGTTGGATGAAGCTGCTGTTCTACATTACACATACCCTAAATTTACCGATTTGACTTCAAGACGTGATCGATGTGGCTGCAAACCAACAAAGGACGATGTTAAAAGATGCTTTATGTTAGAATTTGATAGAGCT GCGTTCATAATTGCTTCAACTGCAACAGAGGAAGAAATGCTACGCTG GTATCGTGAACGGATTGTGTGGACTGATAAAGCACtgaatttaaaacttttaagaaaGGGTATTCTGACTCGCATTTATGCACCTATG GTCATTATTCAAGGATTGAGGAATTCTGGCATCTTTAGTTCTGTAATCTCATCTGCTGTTCAAAATACACTTGCCAAAGATCAATTCTTATCATCTGTCGAGAGTAGTAACTCTTCTAGACGAATTGAATCTGGAGGTCTATCTTCTAGAAAGGTTGGTATTAATAGCGGAGATTTTCAAGCAACTGCCCGAAAGATCCTGGAAATTGTGGACAATCTTTCTGATCTCTCAGCTATCCCACCGTTATCTCCCCCCAGCCTCGACGAAGACGTTCCCGTTCCTGTGGACACATAA